A part of Thermotoga sp. KOL6 genomic DNA contains:
- the tsaB gene encoding tRNA (adenosine(37)-N6)-threonylcarbamoyltransferase complex dimerization subunit type 1 TsaB, translating into MRILAVDTSSKIRIGLKKDEDIFEISYVGARKHAEILHVLIKEILERNELSVKDLDVVGVGIGPGGLTGLRVGIATIIGMVAPFRIPVAPLVSFEMAAKSCPSDGVILVAKKARKGYSYCAVYSKEDDKLDIIKEPSVLADKEMEIVVSEIKPSIFIKDDVFISPRTLVEESERMLKEKKIIQHDEVEPLYLQKSIAELNFEKRKGG; encoded by the coding sequence ATGAGGATATTAGCCGTAGATACTTCTTCAAAAATAAGAATAGGTTTGAAGAAAGATGAAGACATTTTTGAAATTTCCTACGTTGGAGCGAGAAAGCACGCGGAGATTTTACACGTTTTAATAAAAGAAATCCTGGAAAGAAACGAACTGTCCGTGAAAGATTTGGATGTTGTAGGTGTGGGGATAGGACCTGGAGGTTTAACCGGGCTCAGAGTCGGAATAGCAACAATAATAGGAATGGTGGCACCTTTTCGCATACCAGTTGCACCTCTAGTTTCATTCGAAATGGCAGCAAAAAGTTGTCCGAGCGATGGTGTCATTCTTGTAGCAAAAAAAGCGAGAAAGGGATACAGCTACTGTGCCGTTTACTCTAAAGAAGACGATAAACTCGATATCATAAAAGAACCATCTGTTTTAGCGGACAAAGAAATGGAAATAGTCGTATCAGAAATCAAACCGAGTATTTTCATAAAAGACGATGTGTTCATATCTCCTAGAACACTCGTCGAAGAAAGTGAGAGAATGTTGAAGGAGAAGAAAATCATCCAACACGACGAAGTAGAACCTCTTTATTTACAAAAGTCCATAGCCGAATTGAATTTTGAAAAAAGAAAAGGGGGCTGA
- a CDS encoding DUF3855 domain-containing protein, whose protein sequence is MRLMDNLEIVYRKRGRKFGDLEKKMREILKETGVSLEIVNSEVMGKLSLKINILDDYEKPPAFVMRVLTSESNAMNLPLGEWTNLENIFVEEIDFLDEYEAMKIHSDGDKYTIYIPFSVVRKINRNDVVAKFMEYFFKTKNWDTNDYEISVREVDNIF, encoded by the coding sequence ATGAGATTAATGGATAACTTGGAAATCGTGTATCGAAAAAGAGGAAGAAAATTCGGCGATCTTGAGAAGAAGATGAGAGAAATTTTAAAAGAAACTGGTGTCAGCTTGGAAATAGTGAACTCTGAAGTGATGGGGAAGCTCTCCCTTAAAATCAACATTTTAGATGATTATGAAAAACCGCCAGCTTTTGTTATGCGAGTGCTGACATCGGAGTCGAACGCGATGAATCTTCCACTCGGAGAATGGACAAATTTGGAAAACATTTTCGTGGAAGAGATAGATTTTCTTGATGAATACGAAGCGATGAAAATTCACTCAGATGGTGATAAATACACGATTTACATTCCTTTCTCTGTGGTGAGGAAGATCAACAGAAACGATGTAGTAGCGAAATTCATGGAGTACTTCTTCAAAACAAAGAATTGGGATACCAATGACTACGAAATTTCCGTTCGAGAGGTGGATAACATATTTTGA
- a CDS encoding cation diffusion facilitator family transporter — translation MERHDEIKKGAWIGIFGNAFLASLKVLIGIITGSYAILADGIDTSTDIFTSVVILLSTRISEKPPDETHPYGHGKAETIASKIISFVMFYAGVSLLVESFKRLITGGVVLELSPLAFLVVGISLIGKTFLFLYKLSLGRRLSSPATISDALNMRNDILISGTVLAGMLAMKSFGWWLDSLLAIFVSILILKTSFSVFYEAAYELMDGLRKSDMDIYNDIFNTLMRFPEVHNPHRVRVRKVGAKHYIEMDIEVDGKMTVKDAHDLTVKIREEVMKKRDDIEDITIHVEPLGNIEREGFGVKRETTRR, via the coding sequence TTGGAAAGACACGATGAAATAAAAAAGGGCGCGTGGATAGGAATCTTTGGAAATGCTTTTTTAGCATCCTTGAAAGTGTTGATTGGAATTATAACAGGAAGCTATGCGATACTTGCAGATGGAATAGACACATCCACCGATATTTTCACTTCTGTGGTTATCCTTCTGTCAACTCGTATATCAGAAAAACCTCCCGATGAAACACATCCATACGGTCATGGAAAAGCGGAAACCATTGCCTCAAAGATCATCTCCTTTGTGATGTTCTACGCTGGTGTTTCTCTTCTAGTGGAATCTTTCAAAAGATTGATAACCGGTGGGGTTGTTCTGGAACTCTCTCCTCTGGCCTTCCTCGTCGTGGGAATTTCGTTAATCGGAAAAACTTTTCTGTTTCTCTACAAACTGTCGCTTGGGAGGCGTTTAAGTAGTCCAGCTACCATCAGCGATGCCTTGAACATGAGAAACGATATCCTCATATCTGGAACGGTGCTTGCGGGAATGTTAGCCATGAAAAGCTTCGGGTGGTGGCTCGACAGTTTACTTGCGATATTCGTTTCGATCTTGATTCTCAAAACCTCGTTTTCCGTTTTCTATGAAGCAGCTTACGAATTGATGGATGGATTGAGGAAATCGGACATGGATATATACAATGACATTTTTAATACTCTGATGAGATTCCCCGAAGTCCATAATCCTCACAGAGTCAGAGTGAGAAAGGTTGGCGCAAAACACTACATAGAGATGGATATAGAAGTCGATGGCAAGATGACGGTGAAGGATGCACACGACCTAACTGTGAAAATCAGAGAAGAGGTGATGAAAAAAAGGGACGACATAGAAGACATAACGATACACGTTGAACCATTGGGAAACATCGAAAGAGAGGGCTTTGGAGTAAAAAGAGAAACTACAAGGAGGTGA
- the eno gene encoding phosphopyruvate hydratase produces the protein MYVEIVDVRAREVLDSRGNPTVEAEVILEDGTVGRAIVPSGASTGKFEALEIRDKDKKRFLGKGVLKAVENVNETIAPALIGMNAFDQPLIDKTLIELDGTENKSKLGANAILAVSMAVARAAANFLGLPLYKYLGGVNAKVLPVPLMNVINGGQHADNNLDIQEFMIVPVGFESFKEALRAGAEIFHNLKKILHESGHVTAVGDEGGFAPNLSSNEEAIKVLIEAIEAAGYKPGEDVFIALDCAASSFYDEEKKVYFVDGEEKSSEVLMGYYEELIAKYPIISIEDPFAEEDWDAFVEFNKRVGNKVQIVGDDLYVTNVKRLSKGIELGATNSILIKLNQIGTVTETLDAVELAQKHNMTAIISHRSGESEDTFIADLAVATNAGFIKTGSLSRSERIAKYNQLLRIEEELGKVAEFRGKASFYSIKR, from the coding sequence ATGTACGTAGAAATTGTTGATGTGAGGGCAAGAGAAGTATTGGATTCCAGAGGAAACCCCACGGTGGAAGCTGAAGTTATTCTGGAAGATGGCACCGTAGGAAGAGCGATTGTGCCTTCTGGTGCTTCCACTGGCAAGTTTGAAGCTTTGGAAATAAGGGACAAAGATAAGAAGAGATTTCTTGGGAAAGGTGTTCTTAAAGCTGTAGAGAATGTGAATGAAACTATCGCACCTGCTTTGATTGGGATGAACGCCTTTGATCAACCTTTGATTGACAAGACACTGATTGAACTCGATGGAACCGAAAACAAATCCAAACTCGGAGCCAATGCTATCCTGGCCGTTTCCATGGCGGTTGCGAGAGCAGCAGCTAATTTCCTTGGTTTGCCTCTCTACAAATATCTCGGAGGAGTCAATGCGAAAGTACTGCCAGTACCATTGATGAACGTGATCAATGGTGGTCAACATGCAGACAACAATCTTGATATTCAAGAATTCATGATCGTTCCAGTAGGATTTGAGAGTTTCAAAGAAGCTTTGAGAGCGGGGGCAGAAATATTCCACAATTTGAAAAAAATTCTTCATGAGTCTGGACATGTAACAGCCGTTGGTGACGAAGGTGGTTTTGCACCAAATCTCTCTTCCAACGAAGAAGCTATAAAAGTGTTGATAGAAGCTATAGAAGCAGCTGGGTACAAACCTGGAGAAGACGTCTTCATCGCACTAGATTGTGCAGCTTCTTCCTTCTATGATGAGGAAAAGAAAGTTTACTTCGTCGACGGCGAGGAAAAATCCAGTGAGGTTCTCATGGGATATTATGAAGAGCTGATAGCAAAATATCCAATAATCTCCATCGAAGATCCCTTTGCGGAAGAAGATTGGGATGCTTTCGTTGAATTCAACAAGAGAGTAGGAAATAAAGTACAGATTGTAGGAGACGATCTCTACGTGACTAACGTGAAAAGACTTTCCAAGGGTATCGAACTCGGTGCAACCAATTCTATTCTCATAAAACTCAACCAAATAGGAACGGTTACAGAAACACTCGATGCTGTTGAGCTCGCTCAGAAACACAACATGACTGCCATCATCTCTCACAGGTCTGGTGAGAGTGAAGATACATTCATAGCCGACCTTGCTGTTGCCACCAACGCGGGTTTCATCAAAACAGGATCACTCTCTAGAAGTGAAAGAATCGCCAAGTACAACCAACTTCTAAGAATCGAAGAAGAACTCGGAAAAGTTGCTGAATTTAGAGGGAAGGCTTCCTTTTACTCTATAAAGAGATAA
- a CDS encoding 2-oxoacid:acceptor oxidoreductase subunit alpha yields the protein MPEMMFLQGNEACALGAIRAGCRFFAGYPITPSTEIAEVMARELPKVGGVFVQMEDEMASAAAVVGASLAGVKSMTATSGPGFSLMQEVIGYAVMTETPCVFVNVMRVGPSTGLPTKPAQGDIMQARWGTHGDHAIIALYPSTVEEVFRHIITAFNMAEEYRTPVVFLMDAMLGHMRESFYPPKDEELFVIERLKDTSFGDEDLFVPFSESEYAEPTPLPLVEMGKTKFHVSGLVHDESGFPLSSPDVAEKLIRRLTNKIRLHADEITLYEEFETEDAEILVVAYGIVARSALRAVKIARRDRIKVGLFKPITIWPAPVSRFRKLAERVHTIIIAEMNLGQYAKELISSIDRKSKVIRTVNKVSGELIKPEEILNVITETQIEI from the coding sequence ATGCCCGAGATGATGTTTTTACAGGGAAATGAAGCTTGTGCTTTGGGAGCTATAAGAGCAGGGTGTAGATTTTTCGCAGGTTATCCCATAACCCCTTCAACAGAAATAGCCGAGGTTATGGCAAGGGAACTTCCTAAAGTTGGTGGTGTTTTTGTACAAATGGAAGACGAGATGGCGAGTGCAGCAGCGGTTGTTGGTGCATCCCTTGCAGGTGTTAAATCAATGACTGCAACGAGTGGGCCCGGATTCAGTCTTATGCAAGAAGTAATCGGATACGCGGTGATGACGGAAACTCCTTGTGTGTTCGTTAACGTTATGAGAGTAGGACCATCTACCGGATTACCGACGAAACCTGCACAAGGAGATATAATGCAAGCACGTTGGGGTACACATGGAGATCATGCCATCATAGCGTTATATCCCTCAACTGTAGAAGAAGTCTTTCGACATATAATTACCGCCTTCAATATGGCCGAAGAATACAGAACGCCTGTTGTGTTCTTAATGGACGCTATGTTAGGACATATGAGGGAGAGTTTCTATCCCCCGAAAGATGAAGAACTTTTCGTCATAGAACGATTGAAGGATACCTCTTTCGGCGATGAAGATTTATTTGTTCCTTTCTCAGAAAGTGAATATGCGGAACCCACACCGCTTCCTCTTGTAGAAATGGGAAAAACAAAGTTTCACGTCTCTGGACTTGTTCACGATGAATCTGGATTCCCTCTCAGTTCACCAGATGTGGCTGAAAAACTGATAAGAAGGTTGACTAACAAGATAAGGCTTCACGCTGATGAGATAACCTTATATGAAGAATTTGAAACAGAGGACGCGGAAATTTTGGTTGTAGCTTATGGTATAGTTGCACGAAGTGCCTTGAGAGCTGTTAAGATCGCAAGACGAGATAGAATCAAAGTAGGACTGTTCAAACCCATCACGATCTGGCCGGCTCCCGTATCAAGATTCAGAAAGTTGGCAGAGAGAGTACATACAATCATCATCGCTGAGATGAATCTTGGTCAATATGCAAAAGAGCTTATCAGCTCCATAGATCGAAAATCAAAGGTGATAAGGACAGTGAACAAAGTGAGTGGTGAACTTATAAAACCAGAGGAAATACTCAATGTTATAACCGAAACTCAAATAGAGATTTAA
- a CDS encoding ATP-binding protein → MKYKIEVNYDWCKACKLCAWICPTKAIVADELGKPRTDDEKCVGCLRCEKICPEMAIEILGSEKDARDDVFTGK, encoded by the coding sequence GTGAAATACAAAATAGAGGTCAATTACGATTGGTGTAAAGCGTGCAAACTGTGCGCGTGGATCTGCCCAACAAAAGCTATTGTGGCTGACGAATTAGGAAAACCCAGGACAGATGATGAGAAATGTGTGGGATGCCTAAGATGTGAGAAAATATGCCCGGAAATGGCAATAGAAATTTTGGGAAGTGAAAAAGATGCCCGAGATGATGTTTTTACAGGGAAATGA
- a CDS encoding sodium ion-translocating decarboxylase subunit beta yields MFGIALALLYVAIVKHSEPLLLIPIAFGIILANIPPEATGILNEGGFLYYIKKGLDLGIYPPLIFLGIGALTDFSFMLSYPITIFLGAAAQMGIFFTLFIAKYMGFSLKQAASIAIIGGADGPTAIYITNTLSPELIAPIAISAYSYIALIPILQPVVSKLLTNKKERRIKMKPPRKVSRFERLSFPIVITVTTALLIPKSLPLIGSLMLGNLLREAGVVKRLVEAASRYILDTVTILLMLSVGASARADIFLKPQSLKIFFLGATAFIIAMGSGILFAKLMNLFLKDKINPLIGAAGVSAVPDSARVAQRLAQEEDSTNHLLMHAMGPNVAGVIGSATVAGVFLMFLS; encoded by the coding sequence ATGTTCGGGATAGCCCTCGCTCTTCTTTATGTTGCTATTGTAAAGCACTCCGAGCCTCTCCTTTTGATACCTATTGCTTTTGGCATCATTCTCGCAAACATTCCACCGGAAGCAACAGGTATTTTAAACGAAGGGGGCTTTCTTTACTACATAAAAAAAGGATTGGATTTAGGAATATATCCTCCCCTCATCTTCCTCGGAATAGGTGCACTTACCGACTTTTCATTCATGCTTTCCTATCCCATAACCATATTCTTGGGGGCAGCTGCTCAGATGGGAATATTTTTTACCCTTTTCATTGCAAAATATATGGGCTTTTCTTTAAAGCAAGCAGCGTCGATAGCCATAATAGGTGGAGCAGATGGTCCAACAGCTATATACATAACAAACACACTCTCTCCCGAACTTATTGCTCCCATTGCTATTTCTGCATACTCCTATATAGCACTCATTCCCATACTTCAACCTGTTGTTTCCAAACTCCTGACCAACAAAAAAGAGAGAAGAATCAAGATGAAACCACCAAGGAAAGTGAGCAGATTTGAAAGGCTCTCTTTCCCAATCGTGATAACCGTTACAACTGCTCTCTTGATACCAAAATCACTGCCTCTTATTGGTTCATTGATGTTGGGAAATCTTTTGAGAGAAGCAGGAGTTGTAAAAAGACTTGTGGAAGCAGCTAGCAGATACATCTTAGATACAGTTACAATTTTGCTGATGCTCTCTGTCGGGGCTTCTGCAAGGGCAGACATTTTTTTAAAACCTCAAAGTCTCAAAATTTTCTTCTTAGGAGCCACCGCTTTCATCATTGCCATGGGTTCAGGCATTCTGTTTGCAAAACTTATGAATTTGTTTTTGAAAGATAAAATCAATCCACTCATAGGAGCAGCCGGCGTTTCTGCTGTCCCAGACTCTGCAAGAGTTGCACAAAGGTTGGCCCAAGAAGAAGATTCCACTAATCACTTACTCATGCACGCAATGGGCCCGAATGTAGCGGGAGTCATAGGTTCAGCGACTGTAGCCGGTGTCTTTTTGATGTTTTTGAGTTGA
- the metA gene encoding homoserine O-succinyltransferase encodes MPINVPSGLPAVKILAKEGIFVMTEKRAIHQDIRPLEILILNLMPDKIKTEIQLLRLLGNTPLQVNVTLLYTESHTPKHTPIEHILKFYTTFSAVKERKFDGFIITGAPVELLPFEEVDYWDELIEIMEWSRHNVYSTMFICWAAQAGLYYFYGIPKYRLPEKLSGVYKHYIVKETVLFRGHDDFFWAPHSRYTEIRREDIEKVADLQILAVSDEAGVYVVSNKNERQIFVTGHPEYDRYTLRDEYYRDINRNLRVPIPANYFPDNDPKKKPFLTWWSHAHLFFSNWLNYCIYQKTPYRLEDIH; translated from the coding sequence TTGCCAATAAATGTTCCCAGTGGGTTACCAGCGGTGAAAATTCTTGCAAAAGAAGGAATATTCGTGATGACGGAAAAGAGAGCCATTCATCAAGATATCCGCCCTCTGGAGATCCTCATATTGAACCTAATGCCGGACAAAATAAAAACAGAAATACAACTTTTGAGACTTCTAGGAAACACTCCTCTTCAAGTAAATGTAACCCTCTTGTACACGGAATCCCACACACCAAAACATACTCCGATAGAACATATCCTGAAATTTTACACAACTTTTTCGGCTGTGAAGGAAAGGAAATTTGATGGATTCATCATAACAGGAGCTCCTGTAGAACTTCTTCCTTTCGAAGAGGTAGATTACTGGGACGAACTCATAGAGATTATGGAATGGAGTCGTCACAATGTGTATTCAACCATGTTCATTTGTTGGGCAGCTCAAGCTGGTCTTTATTATTTTTACGGTATTCCCAAGTACAGACTCCCAGAGAAACTGTCCGGCGTTTATAAACACTATATCGTGAAAGAAACAGTTCTCTTCAGAGGACACGATGATTTCTTTTGGGCACCACATTCGAGATATACAGAAATTAGGAGAGAAGATATCGAAAAAGTAGCTGATCTTCAAATACTTGCTGTGTCGGATGAGGCGGGAGTTTATGTTGTATCGAACAAGAATGAAAGGCAGATATTCGTCACAGGACATCCAGAGTATGACAGATACACGCTGAGAGACGAATATTACAGAGACATAAATCGTAATCTCAGGGTTCCTATCCCAGCAAATTACTTTCCGGACAACGATCCTAAGAAGAAACCTTTTCTCACTTGGTGGAGCCATGCTCATTTGTTCTTCAGCAACTGGCTCAATTACTGTATTTACCAAAAAACACCTTATAGATTGGAAGATATACATTGA
- a CDS encoding O-acetylhomoserine aminocarboxypropyltransferase/cysteine synthase family protein encodes MDWRKFGFNTRALHAGYEPPESFTGSRAVPIYQTTSYVFKNSDHAAKLFALEEPGFIYTRIGNPTVNVLEERISALEDGVGALAVSSGQAAITYAILNITGPGDEIVSGSALYGGTYNLFKHTLYKKSGIVVKFVDETDPKNVEEAITEKTKAIYLEAIGNPGLTVPDFEAIAEIAHKHGIPLIVDNTVAPYIFHPFEHGVDIIVYSATKFIGGHGTSIGGLIVDSGKFNWANGKFPELVEPDPSYHGVSYVEMFKEAAYIVKCRTQLLRDLGSCMSPFNAFLFLLGLETLSLRMKKHCENALKVVEFLKTHPAVSWVNYPILENNKTRENALKYFKEGYGAIVTFGIKGGKEAGKRFIDNLMIISHLANIGDARTLAIHPASTTHQQLTEEEQLKTGVTPDMIRLSVGIEDVEDIIADLDQALKKSQEG; translated from the coding sequence TTGGACTGGAGAAAATTCGGTTTCAACACGAGGGCGCTTCATGCGGGATACGAGCCACCAGAATCGTTTACAGGATCGAGAGCAGTTCCTATTTATCAAACTACCTCCTACGTCTTCAAGAATTCTGATCATGCTGCGAAACTTTTTGCATTGGAAGAACCTGGTTTTATTTACACGAGGATAGGGAATCCTACAGTGAACGTTCTTGAGGAAAGAATTTCCGCTTTAGAAGATGGTGTAGGGGCTTTAGCTGTTTCTAGTGGACAAGCTGCCATAACGTATGCTATCTTGAATATAACAGGACCCGGTGACGAAATAGTGAGTGGGAGTGCACTTTACGGAGGCACTTACAACCTGTTCAAACACACACTCTATAAAAAATCTGGCATTGTGGTTAAATTCGTTGATGAAACAGATCCAAAAAACGTGGAGGAAGCCATTACTGAAAAAACGAAAGCCATCTATTTAGAAGCTATAGGGAACCCTGGGCTCACTGTACCAGATTTTGAGGCAATAGCGGAGATCGCTCACAAACACGGTATACCGCTCATTGTTGACAACACGGTGGCACCATACATATTCCATCCATTCGAACATGGAGTAGACATTATCGTGTACTCTGCCACAAAGTTCATTGGTGGTCATGGTACGTCGATAGGGGGACTCATAGTTGACAGTGGGAAATTCAACTGGGCGAACGGAAAATTTCCAGAACTCGTGGAACCTGATCCCAGCTACCATGGGGTGAGCTATGTTGAAATGTTCAAAGAAGCAGCGTATATAGTGAAGTGCAGAACACAACTTCTCAGAGATTTGGGAAGCTGTATGAGTCCGTTCAACGCGTTTCTGTTTTTGTTAGGACTCGAAACACTGAGCTTAAGGATGAAAAAGCACTGCGAAAATGCTCTAAAGGTAGTTGAATTTCTGAAGACTCATCCTGCAGTGAGTTGGGTCAACTACCCCATCCTGGAAAACAATAAAACTAGGGAGAACGCTCTGAAATATTTCAAAGAGGGGTACGGGGCTATTGTAACTTTCGGAATAAAGGGCGGAAAAGAAGCTGGAAAAAGATTCATCGACAACCTTATGATTATTTCTCACCTTGCTAACATCGGAGATGCGAGAACTCTCGCCATACATCCAGCGTCTACCACCCATCAGCAACTCACAGAGGAAGAACAATTGAAAACGGGTGTCACACCGGATATGATAAGATTGTCTGTCGGTATAGAAGATGTGGAGGACATAATAGCGGATCTCGATCAAGCACTCAAAAAATCTCAGGAGGGATGA
- a CDS encoding type III pantothenate kinase: protein MYLLIDVGNTHSVFAITEDGRSFKKWRLSTGVFQTEDELFAHLFPLMGKFLERTKGIGVASVVPTQNVVIERFSQKFFGMVPVWVKAKDGKIKWNVKNPSEIGADRVANVVALVKEYGNSGIIIDMGTATTVDLVVEASYEGGAILPGLFMMIHALFRGTAKLPLVEIKPTDLISGKDTEENIQLGVVNGSVYALEGIVSRMKRIYGDMPVVLTGGQSKIVKEILKHEVHDEDLTIKGVFYCCFGEE, encoded by the coding sequence GTGTATCTATTGATCGATGTGGGGAACACTCATTCGGTTTTTGCCATTACGGAGGATGGAAGGAGTTTTAAAAAATGGAGACTCTCAACCGGTGTATTTCAAACAGAAGATGAGCTTTTTGCCCATTTATTCCCACTGATGGGAAAGTTTTTGGAAAGAACGAAAGGGATAGGTGTAGCTTCGGTCGTGCCTACCCAGAACGTGGTTATAGAAAGATTTTCTCAGAAGTTCTTTGGAATGGTACCTGTTTGGGTGAAAGCAAAGGATGGAAAGATAAAGTGGAACGTGAAAAATCCTTCAGAAATAGGTGCTGATAGAGTAGCAAATGTAGTAGCTTTGGTAAAAGAGTACGGAAACAGTGGCATCATAATAGACATGGGAACAGCCACAACAGTGGATCTGGTTGTTGAAGCTTCTTACGAGGGAGGGGCTATTCTTCCAGGTCTTTTCATGATGATTCATGCACTTTTCAGAGGAACTGCTAAACTTCCCCTTGTTGAAATAAAACCAACCGATCTTATCTCTGGAAAGGATACTGAGGAGAATATTCAGCTCGGAGTAGTGAACGGGAGTGTCTATGCTTTGGAAGGGATTGTGTCCAGGATGAAAAGAATATACGGGGATATGCCTGTGGTGCTTACCGGTGGGCAATCGAAAATTGTTAAAGAGATTCTTAAACACGAGGTTCATGATGAAGATTTGACAATTAAGGGGGTGTTCTATTGTTGCTTCGGAGAAGAATGA
- a CDS encoding radical SAM protein yields the protein MRVLLVNPWIHDFAAYDFWLKPLGLLYVARAMEKMGYEVHLIDLLNRHDPELNRFTKVPRDKKFGTGKFPSEIIEKPKILHFVPRKYKRYGAPPRYLEWKLDQIGKIDLIMVTSTLSYWYPGVWSTIEFLKSRYNVPIVLGGVYTRLFPKHATRSGARVFSFGDLIFLPKFLEKMGFPSKKIPEDWFEVFDPMYELYERVGYLVFITTLGCPFKCSYCAVHKLWKGLRVRSPEKVVETLEKYLDTFRVKDVTFFDDAILVSKRFKELLKFIIGRKWNVRFHLPNGIHARLIDEETAFLLKEANFKTIKLGYETTGRLQKETGGKVYDKDLIRAARILRKVGFTAEEVSAYIMVNMPGQTKKDVLEAVKVCLNEGIGVSVNEYTPIPGTVDWQKLIERGMIDPNTDPVLLNNTVLPFWWRYGMSAEEIQEIKRIVQELKIKSSGAYKESLQS from the coding sequence ATGAGAGTGCTTCTTGTGAATCCTTGGATACACGACTTTGCAGCGTACGACTTCTGGCTCAAACCTCTCGGCCTTCTGTACGTTGCCCGCGCCATGGAGAAGATGGGGTACGAGGTACATTTGATAGACCTTTTGAACAGACACGATCCAGAATTAAATCGATTCACAAAGGTCCCGAGAGATAAAAAATTCGGTACAGGAAAGTTCCCGAGTGAGATAATAGAAAAGCCCAAAATTCTTCATTTTGTACCAAGGAAGTACAAAAGATACGGTGCTCCTCCGAGGTACCTAGAATGGAAACTCGATCAAATTGGAAAGATCGATTTGATAATGGTTACTTCCACTTTGAGTTATTGGTACCCAGGTGTATGGTCTACAATAGAGTTTCTTAAATCCCGATACAATGTTCCAATAGTATTGGGTGGGGTTTATACAAGGCTATTTCCAAAGCATGCAACCCGAAGCGGTGCCAGAGTGTTTTCCTTTGGAGATCTCATTTTTTTGCCCAAATTTCTTGAAAAGATGGGATTCCCTTCGAAAAAAATACCAGAAGATTGGTTCGAGGTTTTCGATCCCATGTACGAACTTTACGAAAGAGTTGGATACTTGGTTTTCATCACAACGTTGGGCTGTCCCTTCAAATGTTCTTACTGTGCCGTCCACAAACTTTGGAAAGGACTCAGAGTGAGAAGTCCAGAAAAAGTGGTGGAAACTCTCGAAAAATACCTGGATACCTTCAGAGTGAAGGACGTGACTTTTTTTGATGATGCCATACTTGTTTCAAAACGTTTTAAAGAACTGCTCAAATTCATAATCGGGAGGAAGTGGAATGTGAGATTTCATTTACCAAATGGTATACATGCAAGACTTATCGATGAAGAAACAGCCTTTCTTTTGAAAGAGGCGAACTTCAAAACCATAAAGCTTGGATACGAGACCACAGGAAGGCTCCAAAAAGAAACGGGTGGAAAAGTATATGACAAAGATTTAATCCGTGCTGCTAGGATTTTAAGAAAAGTGGGCTTCACGGCCGAAGAAGTTTCGGCTTACATTATGGTAAACATGCCAGGTCAAACGAAAAAAGACGTCTTGGAAGCCGTGAAAGTGTGTTTGAACGAAGGCATAGGTGTTTCTGTGAATGAGTATACTCCCATTCCTGGAACGGTAGATTGGCAAAAATTGATAGAAAGAGGAATGATAGATCCAAACACGGATCCTGTTCTTTTGAACAACACTGTACTTCCCTTTTGGTGGAGATATGGAATGAGTGCAGAGGAGATTCAGGAAATAAAGCGCATCGTTCAGGAACTGAAAATCAAAAGTTCTGGGGCATACAAAGAATCTCTACAATCCTAA